One Georgenia wutianyii DNA segment encodes these proteins:
- a CDS encoding SOS response-associated peptidase: MCGRYASFREAQELADAFDVEEIAEEAAAVHPSFNVAPTDRVRVVLERSDGHVRQMHSARWGLVPAFADDPSIGVRMINARIETVAEKSAFAKSLRARRCILPADGYYEWRKEPDGSKTPHFIHRADAAPLAFAGLYAFWRDPSKDDSDPARWLLSTTILTQPARSQLAGIHDREPVVLRGDAVAPWLDPSVTAPEEALAAIGAERPQLQFHRVGPRVGNVRVDTPDLIEPVD; the protein is encoded by the coding sequence ATGTGCGGTCGCTATGCATCGTTCCGGGAGGCGCAGGAGCTCGCCGACGCCTTCGACGTCGAGGAGATCGCGGAGGAGGCCGCCGCCGTCCACCCGTCGTTCAACGTCGCCCCCACCGACCGGGTGCGCGTCGTCCTGGAACGCTCGGACGGGCACGTGCGCCAGATGCACTCCGCCCGCTGGGGCCTGGTCCCGGCGTTCGCGGACGACCCCTCGATCGGGGTGCGGATGATCAACGCCCGGATCGAGACGGTCGCGGAGAAGAGCGCCTTCGCCAAGTCGCTGCGCGCCCGGCGCTGCATCCTGCCCGCCGACGGCTACTACGAGTGGCGCAAGGAGCCCGACGGCTCCAAGACGCCCCACTTCATCCACCGGGCCGACGCCGCACCACTCGCCTTCGCGGGGCTCTACGCGTTCTGGCGTGACCCGAGCAAGGACGACTCCGACCCCGCCCGCTGGCTGCTGTCGACGACGATCCTCACCCAGCCTGCCCGCTCCCAGCTCGCCGGCATCCACGACCGCGAGCCCGTCGTCCTGCGCGGCGACGCCGTGGCGCCGTGGCTCGACCCGTCGGTGACCGCGCCCGAGGAGGCCCTGGCGGCCATCGGCGCGGAGCGGCCGCAGCTGCAGTTCCACCGGGTGGGGCCGCGCGTGGGTAACGTCCGCGTCGACACCCCCGACCTCATCGAGCCCGTGGACTGA
- the ligA gene encoding NAD-dependent DNA ligase LigA, with protein sequence MAQTEPVPASLDEARDEARALTEKIDGAREAYYGKDTSLVDDATYDGWMHRLEEIERAHPLLRSQDSPTQVVGAAGTSDLPTIEHAEPMLSLDNVFSLEELAEWCAKTQAAAGRTVAWLTELKIDGLAVSLRYEHGVLTSAATRGDGRVGEDVTSNVKRLGIVPDRLAGEGHPPLVEVRGELFIPVAEFERLNELQAELRERAVAEARTRWQERSTGGTFDESRAEASAARRFPAFANPRNAASGGLRQRLDKKTGLEHEAGTARLRALALFVHGFGAWGDPPVHAQSEVYELLAGWGLPTNPRTKVLGSVEEVGAYVEQYGRERHEVEYEIDGVVVKVDEFALHAELGRTSRAPRWAIAYKYPPEEVHTRLLDIKVGVGRTGRATPYAVMEPVHVAGSTVRQATLHNQEVVRAKGVLIGDTVVLRKAGDVIPEVLGPVVDLRDGSEREFVMPQDCPECGTPLRPMKEGDIDLRCPNARSCPAQVRGRVEHIGSRGALDVDALGEVTAAALTQPTSPAQPPLTTEAGLFELELDELVPIEVVVRDNETGEPRVDEHGEPVRRRPFQRVELTYPPGYEDATPAERRAAGVRKNFRRVHPSKQALVLLEELERAKTKDLWRQLVALNIRHVGPVAARALAAHFGSLDAIRAAEQAELAAVEGVGGIIADAVRDWFEVDWHREIVERWTAAGVRFAIPGHPGPGAAAETGGVLEGLTVVITGSIEGYTREGAKEAVIAAGGKAATSVSRKTDYVAAGPGAGSKLAKAEELGLPVLDAEQFRTLVEQGPDALG encoded by the coding sequence GTGGCACAGACCGAACCGGTCCCCGCGAGCCTCGACGAGGCGAGGGACGAGGCCCGCGCGCTCACCGAGAAGATCGACGGCGCCCGCGAGGCGTACTACGGCAAGGACACCTCGCTCGTCGACGACGCGACGTACGACGGGTGGATGCACCGCCTGGAGGAGATCGAGCGCGCGCACCCCCTGCTGCGCAGCCAGGACTCCCCCACCCAGGTGGTGGGTGCCGCCGGGACCAGCGACCTGCCGACCATCGAGCACGCCGAGCCGATGCTCAGCCTCGACAACGTCTTCTCCCTGGAGGAGCTCGCCGAGTGGTGCGCCAAGACCCAGGCGGCGGCCGGCCGCACGGTCGCCTGGCTCACCGAGCTGAAGATCGACGGACTGGCTGTGTCGCTGCGCTACGAGCACGGCGTCCTCACCTCCGCCGCGACGCGCGGGGACGGCCGGGTCGGTGAGGACGTCACGAGCAACGTCAAGCGCCTGGGCATCGTGCCCGACCGCCTCGCGGGCGAGGGGCACCCTCCGCTCGTCGAGGTCCGGGGCGAGCTGTTCATCCCCGTCGCGGAGTTCGAGCGGCTCAACGAGCTGCAGGCCGAGCTCCGTGAGCGCGCCGTCGCGGAGGCCCGCACCCGGTGGCAGGAGCGCTCGACCGGGGGCACCTTCGACGAGTCCCGCGCCGAGGCGAGCGCCGCCCGCCGCTTCCCCGCCTTCGCCAACCCGCGCAACGCCGCCAGCGGCGGCCTGCGGCAGCGGCTCGACAAGAAGACCGGGCTCGAGCACGAGGCCGGGACCGCCCGGCTACGCGCCCTGGCGCTGTTCGTCCACGGCTTCGGCGCCTGGGGCGACCCGCCGGTCCACGCGCAGAGCGAGGTGTACGAGCTCCTCGCCGGCTGGGGCCTGCCGACCAACCCCCGCACCAAGGTCCTCGGCAGCGTCGAGGAGGTGGGCGCCTACGTCGAGCAGTACGGCCGCGAGCGCCACGAGGTCGAGTACGAGATCGACGGCGTCGTGGTCAAGGTCGACGAGTTCGCCCTGCACGCCGAGCTCGGCCGCACGAGCCGAGCCCCGCGCTGGGCCATCGCCTACAAGTACCCGCCCGAGGAGGTCCACACCCGGCTGCTCGACATCAAGGTCGGCGTCGGGCGCACCGGGCGGGCCACCCCCTACGCCGTCATGGAGCCGGTGCACGTCGCGGGGAGCACGGTGCGCCAGGCGACGCTGCACAACCAGGAGGTCGTGCGGGCCAAGGGCGTGCTCATCGGGGACACGGTCGTCCTGCGCAAGGCCGGTGACGTCATCCCCGAGGTGCTCGGGCCGGTCGTCGACCTCCGCGACGGCAGCGAGCGCGAGTTCGTCATGCCGCAGGACTGCCCCGAGTGCGGCACGCCGTTGCGGCCGATGAAGGAGGGGGACATCGACCTGCGGTGCCCCAACGCCCGCTCCTGCCCGGCGCAGGTGCGCGGACGGGTCGAGCACATCGGCTCCCGCGGCGCCCTGGACGTCGACGCGCTCGGCGAGGTCACCGCCGCCGCCCTCACCCAGCCGACGAGCCCGGCGCAGCCGCCGCTCACCACCGAGGCCGGCCTCTTCGAGCTCGAGCTCGACGAGCTCGTGCCCATCGAGGTGGTCGTGCGCGACAACGAGACCGGGGAGCCGCGGGTGGACGAGCACGGCGAGCCCGTGCGCCGCCGCCCGTTCCAGCGGGTGGAGCTCACCTACCCGCCGGGCTACGAGGACGCGACACCGGCCGAGCGCCGCGCGGCAGGGGTGCGCAAGAACTTCCGCCGCGTCCACCCCTCCAAGCAGGCGCTCGTCCTCCTCGAGGAGCTGGAGCGCGCCAAGACCAAGGACCTGTGGCGCCAGCTCGTCGCCCTCAACATCCGGCACGTCGGACCCGTCGCCGCGCGGGCGCTCGCCGCGCACTTCGGCTCCCTCGACGCGATCCGCGCGGCGGAGCAGGCCGAGCTGGCCGCCGTCGAGGGCGTCGGCGGGATCATCGCCGACGCCGTGCGCGACTGGTTCGAGGTCGACTGGCACCGCGAGATCGTCGAGCGGTGGACGGCCGCCGGCGTCCGCTTCGCGATCCCCGGCCACCCCGGTCCCGGGGCCGCCGCGGAGACCGGGGGCGTGCTCGAAGGGCTCACCGTCGTCATCACCGGCTCGATCGAGGGCTACACCCGCGAGGGTGCCAAGGAGGCGGTCATCGCCGCGGGCGGCAAGGCCGCGACGAGCGTGAGCAGGAAGACCGACTACGTGGCCGCCGGCCCCGGTGCCGGGTCCAAGCTCGCCAAGGCCGAGGAGCTCGGGCTGCCGGTCCTGGACGCCGAGCAGTTCCGCACGCTCGTCGAGCAGGGGCCCGACGCCCTGGGCTGA
- a CDS encoding MupG family TIM beta-alpha barrel fold protein, translated as MTGFGLSAYFRHLDVAEQVCATAREDGFTTLFGSLHVPEEPEGDFRARMQRVGALAQDNGLGLVVDISGPSLAAVGLDVTTAGTMRDWGVTALRVDYGLSDEEIVALSRSIPIWFNASTATPGDYERLVGMGMRTEGIGISHNFYPKVWTGLSEEFLDAQTRMFHGLGLPVQAWVPGDGLRRIPLGFGLPTLERHRDTHPVAAAIDLLRLGVDDVFVGDPSLSERTRRTWRAWAVEGVVELEVELTAPVPQAVAERLAVQDRNRTDDAAAMVRLEGARGALADVAVPAGPTVGRALGSVTVDNDAAGRYKGEIAIQRRDLPADPTVNVVGHVVAEDRDLLDRIGPGQPVRLRLR; from the coding sequence GTGACCGGCTTCGGACTGTCCGCCTACTTCCGTCACCTCGACGTCGCCGAGCAGGTCTGCGCGACCGCCCGCGAGGACGGGTTCACCACGCTCTTCGGCTCCCTCCACGTTCCCGAGGAGCCCGAGGGCGACTTCCGCGCGCGGATGCAGCGGGTCGGCGCGCTCGCCCAGGACAACGGGCTCGGCCTCGTCGTCGACATCTCCGGCCCGTCGCTCGCGGCCGTCGGCCTGGACGTGACGACGGCCGGGACGATGCGCGACTGGGGCGTCACGGCCCTGCGGGTGGACTACGGGCTGAGCGACGAGGAGATCGTCGCGCTGTCCCGCTCGATCCCGATCTGGTTCAACGCCTCCACGGCCACCCCGGGCGACTACGAGCGGCTCGTCGGGATGGGGATGCGCACCGAGGGGATCGGCATCTCGCACAACTTCTACCCCAAGGTGTGGACCGGGCTGTCGGAGGAGTTCCTCGACGCCCAGACCCGGATGTTCCACGGGCTCGGCCTGCCCGTCCAGGCGTGGGTGCCGGGCGACGGCCTGCGCCGCATCCCCCTCGGGTTCGGCCTGCCCACGCTCGAGCGGCACCGCGACACCCACCCGGTGGCCGCGGCCATCGACCTGCTCCGCCTCGGCGTCGACGACGTCTTCGTCGGAGACCCGTCGTTGTCCGAGCGCACCCGCCGCACGTGGCGGGCGTGGGCGGTCGAGGGGGTCGTCGAGCTCGAGGTCGAGCTCACCGCACCGGTGCCGCAGGCCGTGGCCGAGCGGCTCGCCGTCCAGGACCGCAACCGCACCGACGACGCCGCCGCGATGGTCCGCCTCGAGGGCGCCCGCGGGGCGCTCGCCGACGTCGCCGTCCCGGCGGGGCCGACCGTCGGGCGCGCCCTGGGCTCGGTGACCGTCGACAACGACGCCGCCGGTCGGTACAAGGGCGAGATCGCGATCCAGCGGCGCGACCTGCCGGCCGACCCGACGGTCAACGTCGTCGGCCACGTCGTCGCCGAGGACCGCGACCTGCTCGACCGGATCGGGCCCGGCCAGCCCGTCCGTCTCCGCCTGCGCTGA